A portion of the Candidatus Paceibacterota bacterium genome contains these proteins:
- the rbfA gene encoding 30S ribosome-binding factor RbfA, translating into MGQSHRSQKVADRIKVVVAGLLEGKIKDPRLGFVTITDTRVTGDLQHASVFYTVLGDEEQRAASAAALDSAKGVIRAALGKDLGMRITPSIDFFSDALPESAKALESLLETVHQRDAEVIALRANAKYAGEPDPYKAPRERADED; encoded by the coding sequence ATGGGCCAATCACATCGTTCGCAGAAAGTTGCTGACCGAATAAAAGTTGTTGTGGCGGGACTCCTTGAGGGGAAGATTAAAGATCCTCGCTTGGGGTTCGTCACAATTACGGATACGCGCGTTACTGGCGACCTACAGCATGCTTCCGTTTTTTACACAGTTCTTGGTGATGAAGAGCAGCGAGCTGCATCAGCCGCTGCTCTAGACAGTGCCAAAGGGGTCATTCGTGCGGCCCTGGGTAAAGATCTTGGAATGCGGATTACGCCTTCCATTGATTTCTTTTCTGATGCGCTGCCTGAGAGCGCAAAGGCACTTGAATCACTTCTAGAGACAGTCCATCAGCGAGATGCCGAAGTCATTGCCCTTCGTGCGAATGCTAAGTACGCAGGAGAGCCTGATCCATACAAGGCTCCCCGCGAACGAGCGGA